The following nucleotide sequence is from Endozoicomonas sp. GU-1.
AAACACAGGTTTACCCAGTTGGTACTTTTTTGGCGATTTCCTGAAAGCGGTTGTCTGCCCTGTGTCATTGATGGACCGGCAAAAAACATATTCCCAAAGTGGTTGATGCATCTCGCGGATAAGGCATGAATTGTGGTAACATGGCGGTTTTGAAAATCAATTACCTTAGGCGATCATTCCATTGAGATGCTCTGGGAAAGAGCATTTTTTCTGTTTGGATAAGACTTTATTATCGGTGTCCTGGTCCACAGAACTGGGATGGATGCTGACCGCTATCTGTTGGCCGTAAGCAAAAGGACGACTGGGTTTCCATGACTGAAATTGCCAAAGAGATTCTCCCGGTAAATATTGAAGATGAACTCAAGCAGTCCTATCTGGACTACGCCATGAGTGTCATCGTTGGTCGTGCCCTGCCTGATGTACGTGACGGGCTCAAGCCCGTGCACCGGCGCGTACTGTTCGCCATGAGCGAACTGGGCAACGACTGGAACAAACCTTACAAAAAATCTGCCCGTGTGGTCGGGGATGTGATCGGTAAATACCATCCCCACGGCGACTCTGCAGTCTATGACACCATTGTCCGGATGGCGCAGCCATTTTCCCTGCGCTACATGCTGGTTGATGGTCAGGGCAACTTCGGCTCCATTGACGGTGACTCCGCCGCAGCGATGCGTTACACGGAAATCCGGATGGACAAGATCGCCCATCAGTTGCTGGCGGATCTCGACAAGGAAACCGTAGACTATGTGCCTAACTACGATGGCACAGAGCAGATTCCTGCCGTTTTACCCACCCGTGTCCCTAACCTGCTGGTGAATGGCTCGGCCGGTATCGCGGTGGGCATGGCCACTAATATCCCGCCTCACAATATGACCGAGGTGGTGAATGGCTGTCTGGCGCTGCTGGATGATGAAGCGCTGACGGTTGATGACCTGATGGAGTACATCCCGGGTCCTGACTTCCCTACCGCAGCGATTATCAATGGTCGGGCTGGTATCCTTCAGGCCTATCGCTCTGGTCGTGGTCGTATCTACATTCGTGCCAGGGCCGATATCGAGCACGATGAAAAGAAAAACAAAAGCACCATTATTGTTACCGAGATCCCTTATCAGCTGAATAAGGCGCGCCTTATTGAGAAGATTGCCGAGCTGGTGAAAGACCGCAAGATTGAGGGTATTTCCGAGCTGCGCGATGAGTCTGACAAAGACGGCCTGCGTGTGGTGATCGAGCTTCGCCGTGGTGAAAATGCCGAGGTGGTGCTCAATAACCTGTATGCCCAGACCCAGCTTGAGTCCGTTTTTGGCATCAACCTGGTGGCTCTGGTGGACGGTCAGCCCAAGCTGCTCAACCTGAAAGAGTTCCTGGAAGCCTTTATCCGTCACCGCCGTGAGGTGGTCACCCGCCGGACCGTTTATGAGCTGAGAAAGGCCCGTGAGCGAGGTCATATTCTGGAAGGTCTGGCTGTTGCTTTGTCCAACATTGATCCGGTTATCCAGCTGATCAAGGACTCGCCAACACCGGCGGAAGCGAAAGAAAAGCTGATCGCCAAGGGTTGGAATCCCGGCCATATGATGGAGATGGCCGAGCGTGCCGGTGCCGATGCCTGTCGTCCAGATGATCTGCCTGAGGCTTATGGTCTCAGGGATGGGCTTTATTACCTGTCTCCGGTTCAGGCTCAGGCCATTCTGGAAATGCGACTGCACCGACTGACCGGTCTTGAGCATGAGAAGCTGCTGTCTGAATACCGTGAGCTGCTGGAGAAAATTGCCGAGCTGATTCTGATCCTCTGTGACCCAATGAAGCTGCGTGCCGTCATCCGGGAAGAGCTTGAGCAGGTTCGGGATGAATTTGGTGATGAGCGTCGTACCGAGATCACCAGCTCCCGTCGTGACTTGACGGTTGAAGACCTGATTGATGAAGAGGATATGGTGGTCACCCTGTCCCACGGTGGCTATGCCAAGACCACGCCCCTGGATACCTATCAGGCACAGCGTCGAGGTGGTCGTGGCAAGTCAGCGGCTTCCGTTAAGGAAGAGGACTATGTCGAGCATATGCTGGTGGCTAACACCCATACCCAGATCCTCTGCTTCTCCAGCAAGGGTAAGGTCTACTGGTTGAAGGTCTATCAGATCCCCCAGGCGGGCAGAACCTCCCGTGGTCGACCGATCGTTAATATTCTGCCGCTGGAGCAGAATGAGAAAATCACCGCCATGCTGCCGGTGGAAGAGTTTACCGAAGGTCATTTTGTCTTTATGGCGACGCTCAATGGCACGGTGAAGAAGACACCTTTGGAGCAGTTTGCCCGCCCACGCTCCTCCGGCCTGATCGCCCTGGGTCTGGATGAAGGGGATACCCTGGTGGGGGCTGAAATTACTACCGGAGAAAAGCAGGTGATGCTGCTGTCTAACGGTGGTAAGGCGGTTCGCTTTGAGGAGACCGATGTTCGTGCCATGGGCCGGACAGCCCGTGGTGTCCGTGGTATGAAGCTGCCTGAAGGTCAGCGGATTATCTCTCTGATTATTCCGGAGGAAGATACCCAGATTCTGACGGCCAGCGCCAAAGGTTACGGTAAACGCACTGCCGTTGATGAGTTCCGACTCACCAGCCGTGGTGGTCAGGGGGTTATCTCCATGCAGTGCACGGAGCGCAACGGTGAAATCGTGGGTGCTATCCAGGTGAAGAGCGGCGAGCAGATTATGCTGATTTCTGACCAGGGAACACTGGTGAGAACCGGGGTTGATGGCGTCTCTTCACTGAGTCGTAATACCCAGGGGGTTACGCTGATCCGTGTCTCTGACGGTGAAAAACTGGTGGGTGTTGCCCGTGTTGAGGAGCCAGAGGCTGTGGATGCGCCTGAGCTTGAGACTGAAGGGCAGGATGATCCCATTGCCAGCGAAGGGACGGTAGAATCCTGATAGTTTGAAAAACGCCAGCCCAGTGCTGGCGTTTTTCATCATGATACAGTTACTCACCCGGAGTCAGAGAGTTTGTCCCGGGGTAAACCGCCGTTTAGTGGCGAGGGAGTCATTGTGAAGCCTTGTGTAACAGATGGTGTAAATGATGTTCTGGCGCAGCTGGATAATCGGGTTTACAACTTTTCAGCCGGACCTGCACCGATTCCCTATGAGGTGCTGCAGCAGGCCCGGGATGAGATGATGAACTGGCAGGACGTGGGCGCTTCGGTAATGGAAGTGAGTCATCGGGGCAAGGAGTTTCTCGCGGTTGCCCATGGGGCCGAAAAAGACCTGCGTGATCTGTTTATGATCCCTGATAACTACAAGGTGCTTTTTCTGCAAGGGGGAGCCCGGGGGCAGTTTGCGGCGGTGCCATTGAACCTTAAGGGAGACAAGGTTTTTGCTGACTATGTCAACAGTGGTTACTGGGCCCAGTCAGCTATTAAAGAAGCCCAGCGCTACCTGGATGTGAATATTGTTGCTGATGGCAAGGACAGAGGCTTTAATGCGATGCCTGCCGAAGACCAGTGGCGGATAAGTAAAGATGCCGCTTATTTGCACTACACGCCCAATGAGACCATCGGTGGTCTTGAGTTTTCATTTATACCGGAGACCGGTGATGTGCCGCTGGTGGCGGATATGTCTTCCAATATCTTGTCCGGCCCGCTGGATGTCAGCAAGTTTGGTGTTATTTATGCCGGTGCCCAGAAGAATATTGGCCCGGCCGGTCTTACCGTAGTGATTGTTCGTGAAGACCTGTTGGAGCGCGGTTCATTGATGTGTCCTGCGGTGCTGGACTATAAGCTGCAAGCGGGCAATGATTCCATGTACAACACGCCGCCAACCTTTGCCTGGTACCTTGCCGGTCTGGTCTTTAAATGGCTGAAAAAACAGGGTGGGCTTGCAGCGATCAATGCGCTCAATGAGCGCAAGGCCAGCAAGCTGTACGCTCAGATTGATGGCTCCGGTTTTTATCAGAACCCGGTGGACCCAAAGTGGCGCTCCCGCATGAATGTGCCGTTTACACTGATCAACCCGGAACTGGATGCAACGTTCCTTGCCGAGTCCGAACAGGCAGGTTTTCGTTACCTGAAAGGGCACAAGGCGGTAGGCGGTATGCGGGCAAGTATCTATAATGCAGTGCCAGAGCAGCATGTGGATGCTCTTATTGACTTCATGAAAGAATTTGAACGGCGGTATGGATAATGGCAGAAGAGAAGTTGGGGCAGTTGCGAATTCAAATTGATTCGCTGGATCAGCAAATCCTTGATCTGATCAGCGAACGTGCGCGATGTGCCCAGGAAGTGGCCCGTGTAAAAACAGAAGCTGACCCCTCTGCTGTGTTTTACCGACCTGAGCGCGAAGCTCAGGTACTTCGTAATATCATGAAGAAAAATGACGGGCCTTTGAATGACGAAGAGATGGCCCGTCTGTTCCGTGAAATCATGTCTGCCTGTCTGGCGTTGGAAGATCCGGTCAAGGTGGCTTTTCTGGGGCCGGAAGGCACATTTACCCAGCAGGCTTCCCTGAAGCACTTCGGCCACTCTGCGGTTTGCGTGCCTATGGCGGCCATTGATGAGGTATTCCGGGAAGTGGCTGCCGGTGCGGTCCACTATGGTGTGGTGCCGGTGGAAAACTCCACGGAAGGTGTGGTCAGTCATACCCTGGACAGCTTTCTGGACTCTTCACTGAAGATCTGTGGTGAAGTGGTACTGCGCATCCATCAACACATGATGATTTCAGAAAACACCCGGCGGGATCATATTACCCGCATCTACTCCCATGCCCAGTCGTTTGCCCAGTGTCGCAAGTGGCTGGACTCCCACTGGCCCATGGCCGAGCGGGTGGCGGTCAGCTCCAACGCAGAAGCAGCGAAGCGGGTCAAGGGTGAGTGGAATTCTGCGGCCATTGCCGGTGATATGGCGGCAGAAATGTATGGTCTGGAAAAAATTGCCGAGAAAATTGAAGACCGCCCAGATAACTCAACCCGGTTTTTGATCATTGGCAATCAGCCGGTTCCACCCAGTGGTGATGACAAGACGTCAGTGGTCATTAGCATGCGCAACCAGCCGGGAGCGCTCCATGCGATTCTTGAGCCTTTCCATGTTCACAATATCGACCTGACACGGGTTGAGACCCGCCCATCCAGAACCGGAATCTGGAACTATGTGTTTTTTGTGGATTTTGAAGGTCATCAGGATGACCCTGTCGTTGGCAAGGTGCTGGAGAAGTTGGGTGAGCGTGCCAATGACCTCCGTGTGCTTGGTTCTTACCCCAAGGGTGTTCTCTGATCGTTGTTGTATTAAGCGGACAGGGATGATGATGGTTAAATATCCAAAGGCTCATGACCGGTGATGAGCCTTATAAGCTGACTTTTCTACCACGCTGCACAATGAATATGCTTGGCGGTCAAAGTGCAGGGCAGGTTGCTACCTGCCTTACCTGGGGATTTCCACGGGAGGCATTTCCGGTCTATATCCAGAACTCTAGTTCCATCTGATTATAACGATTGTAACCAGACAGAATTTTTTCCAACTCTTTTTGATCAACTGTGTTGAGCAACTTGAGTGCAGATTGTGCCTGTTCCATGGCGTTAGCAATGTCCACTGGTAATTCTTTTTCAGGCGCAGCTGACAGATGCTCCGGAAAATAATGCAGTGCTATCTGATCATCCAAATTATGCAATACCCGAAAGAGGTGACCTGTTTCTACGCCCCTCTTACCCAGTTCCGCAAGTTTATGGGACAGGTAACAGGCTGCAATGCTCTGCTTCGCTTGCTTAACCTCATTATTTTTATCTCTGGTCTTTTGGTCCATTTCCCGTAACTCATCCACGGGTAATCCTATGGCTAAACCAATCAAAAACCAGTTATGGCTCAATGGTAAACGACGCAGAAAATCCGGGGTTAGCGGTAGTGAACTGGTCGTGGTGACAGAGCTGTCATCATTCTGGCGATAGAGTGGTTTGATGGCAGGGGGCTGCTCAGAACCGGGCTCCAGAAATAAAGACAATTTCTTTCTGTTAATTGCAATGTAGCGATTTAACTTTCCTTCCAGTCTGGGTCCTGCAGCTTCGCGTAGAGCATATAAGATATGTGCCGGAGTCAGCAGCCCGGGCTGACAATGAGTTGCTGCAAGCAGTAGTTCGTATATCTGATCATGGTCGGCTTCATCAACAAATGATTCCTTGAGAATGCTCTGGATTATTGGCAATGACACCCCAAGGGCATTACCAATGGCGTCAGCAGGTATCTTGATCTTTGCAATTCCGTCAGCCAAACAAAGCATTTGTCTAGACAAATTGCCTTCATTTACAAGGCTAAAAGTTACTGGGTGACCTCTTAAGGCCTCAATGAAACGATGTGCACAACGGATGGCCATAATCTCAGGGTGGCTCATTATTTTTACCAGCTCATTTGTGGTCATGACCCCCCCTTGTTTGTCCAGAATCCTCTTCAGCAAAATCATGGTTGAAAATCGGTTGACTCTTTTTGGGATAGATTGCAGATCCTGATCCATCATCAGTTCCGGATATCCGGCCGCAAAGGCAATTGTTGCCTCCGGAACTGTGCAAACCTGATAGTCATCTTTTTTGACGATCTTATGTAACTTGAAGAAATCCAGCTGATAATCCAGCTCAGCATTGGCATCAACAGTCTCTACAAAGGGAGGCGATTGAGTCCCGAGCCGACTCTGGTCAAATACAATACCAAAAATTTTACAGTGCAAATTAACCAGATCAAATCTTGAAATACCCAACAGCATTGTATGCAGTTTTTTATGGGTTATCAGCAGTTTTTTCATGATTGCTTTATCTTGTCGATTGACGACAGGCAGGGATAAATAGTTAGCATGTGCATATTGCTGATGACTTGCAGTTTCTAAAATGTTGGCAATATCGGCTATTGGAAATCCCAGATATATGGCAAACAGTACCTGGTCCTCGGGTGATATGCCCCGGGTAAATTTATCGCCCAAATTATTCCAGTATACAGTGCCGTCCAGTGGTGTGTCAGGCAACCGGGAATATTCAGTGCCGGAGATGACACTCCGTTCAAGCATCGGGGCGACGTTGTTTGCATTAGCAATGGAAGGCTCTGTTTTTACTGACTTCGGGGGGGGGGCGGTTCAGTAGCTGGATTGACAGTGGGTGGCCTTTTCAATGATTTGAAAGTAATTCGACTTGTTGCAACTGTGCTCATCATAGCGTTGAGAAATTTTATGCTTTCCGAACCGAAATAAGGAACAACCCGGGCCATTAATTGTCCCTGTCTGGTGGCTTTAGCGATCTTCCCGGGTAATTTTTTTTCAGGTTGGTCATCCGAATGCTTTGGAAAGTAAGCCAGTGTTGCCTGATCATCCAGAATCTTCAGTGCCTGGTAAAGATGACCTGTTTCCAACCTCTTTAGAACCAGTGTTCGGGATAATTCCGGAGCTGCAAGGCTCAGCCTTTTTTTGTCTGGCGCACCGTTTTCAAAGATCGTTCTGGAACCAATCCTTTCCAGCTCATCCCCTGACAGCCCCATGGTTAAACCAATCAAAAACCAGTTATGGCTTAATGGCAGGTTACGCAAAAAATCCAGGGTCAACGGTTGCGAACTGACAATCCCGTTAGAGTTGTCATCTTCTGGCCGATAGAGTGGTTTGAGTTCAGGTAACTCTTCAGGAGTGAATTCGTTTAGCCAGGGTAAACATGTATTCCTTTTGTCTGATTTTTTATCCTTTTCTATCCATTTTTCTAACTCTTCGCGACAACCACTGGCACTGCCTGCTTCCCGCAGTGCATGGATAATGTGCCCGGGTGTGAGTCGGGGTGAGCAAAGGATTGCTTGATTGAATAAATCATCGAACATTTCTTGATTGCTTACCAAGTTATAATCTCTATCAACAATTTTCTGGATGATATGCAACGGTACCCCCAGTGCCCGGCCCAAATGTTCAGCGTTTATCCCAAGCACTGAAAGCTGGAATGTCAGATCGACAATCTGCTGATTCCAGCTTAAGTTATGGCTGCGGAAAAAGGTATGGTGTTGCCTTTCAGGGATTCAATGAGGCGGTATGCACAGTTGATGAGCATAATCTCAGGATTGTGCATTATTTTAACTATCTCATTAGTGGTAATGCTCCCACCGTGTTTATCCAGGATTTTCTTAAACAGGAGTGTGTTTACATAAAAGTTTGCTACGTCAAAGCATTGTTTAATATCCTGATCATCCATCAGGTCGGGGTATCCGGCAGCATAGGCTAATGTTGCCGGCGGAATATTATAAAAAAAAGGGCGTTTTTCTATTTGAAAGATCTTGATCAGCTTGAAAATATTCAGCTTGTGATTCAGCGCAGCATCATTATCTGTAGCCTTTACACAGGCAGGCCAGCCAGACAGGAACTGACTCTGGTCAATGGCAACACCCGACTTTTCACAATACAATTTCACCAGTTCTGGTCTTGAGGTATTCGCCAGCACTATGAGCCATTGTTCATAGGTTAACTTATGATTTTCCAGAGTTAAAAAGTCTTCCAGCAGATGAAAAGGTGTAGTTGCATCATGCTGATTCGGAAATTTTTGCTCGAGTTTATATAATTGATTTAACGGAAGATTCAGATAAATGGCGAACACATACACATTGAAGCACGTTAGGCTTTCTCTGATTTGCTGGTCCAACTCTCCCCATTTGACAAAGTCACCCGGTTGTTTTGCAGGCAGTGGGTCAGAGGCAACGCCGGATTCAACACTCCGTGCAGATATGGCAATTGCAGATGTTGATGATGCTGGCTCAATGGGTTCAGAGCCGCCCCCGGCAACGGCGACACACTTTCCGGCAAAAGGGGAAATTGACGAATAACGGCTTGATGGCCCGTGGTCTGCCAATCCCGGGAGCCTGGCAGGTGGATCAGATGGAGGGATCCGTTGATGACCGGTTGAATTAATCATGAAACTGTCTCCAAAATTTTCATTGCTCAATGTCCAGCGGCACATGACTGTTAACAGGGGTTGGTAATCCTTGTTTTCGGTCACCCTGCATAATGAATATGCCAAACTCTCCGGGAGGCTGTCCGGGAATAATCTGTGCTGTGCAGCAGTTGCTCCTGCATTAAATTGTTATGCCTGGCTTAGAGAATTAGCACTGAAAAAGCCGTACGACTGATTTAGACGATCGGGCAGAAAAAAAGTTCAGTCGTCATTACCTAAACGCCTCACGAGACTGTCTTCCTGGCAGTAATAGCTGGAGCTGACGATCCAGAAAGTAGTCTTGTCCCGGCGTTAACCAAACACTGGACGATGTGGAAGTCGTTATGATTACACTGTTGAGAGTCGTTACAAATGCTCTGTTTGGCGCAGCAGACGAACTGTCATCGGAGGACAAAAATCTGCTCAAGGCAGCTGGGAATGGTGACCTGGGATCGGTGCAGGCGTTGTTGGAACAGGGGGCTGATATTGAGGCCAGGGACTGGTCTGGCAAAACCCCGCTATTTCTTGCGGTAATGTCGGAAAACCCGGACGTTCTCAATGTTCTTCTGGCTGCAGATGCCTGCCTTAATGCCCGCGATTGTTATGGTCAAACTCCGTTGCACAAAGCCCGTAGCCGTGAGATTGTCAACGAGCTGCTGGCTTGGGGAGCCGATATTGAGGCCAAGGATAATGATAAAGCAACGCCACTAATGTGTGCGATTACACATCATGACAGACTGGAGGCGGCCAAGGCGCTTCTGTTCGCAGGTGCCAATATTGAGGCTGCTGATGAATTTCAACGGACACCATTGCATCTTGCGGCTATCTCTATGTGCTCCGACTTGCGGTATATGGAGGTACTTCTGTCCGAGGGAGCCAATCTTGAAGCCAGGGAAAGAACTACACAATACACCCCGCTGCATGAAGCAGTATTTAGTGGTTCAGGCAAGAAAGTACAAGTATTGGTGGCTGAGGGTGCCAACTATAAGGCGCTAGATTGGAATAGGAGAACACCTTTGCATTTGGCTATGGGCAGAATCGACAAAATGGACGAACTGATGGCAGCGGTCGGCAGGTTTGACAGCATCGATTCGGATAATAAGCCGGTTAGTTTTCACCCCCAATCACTTCAGGCCTGCGCCCGTACCGCTATTCGCTCGCGCCTGGTTAAACACCGGAAAAATACCGGACAACCGTTGTCAGAATCGGTACAGGATCTGCCGCTGGGTCCTACGCTGAAAGCCTATCTTTATAAGCCCCTCATGGGAACTTATCTATAACCAGGGACTGTATTTGTCTTAGTCGTCAGTACTTAAATTCCCCTCGGGATTATCTTCTTGACAATAGTTGAAGCTGATAACAACATTTTCAGGCTGTATTTGCCCGGCAAGCGTATAACCGCTGAAATTTTCCATAATCAATAAAAATTGCCACGAGTTGGAAATGGCTTTTTCATTGTCTTTAGGGCCTGTTGACGTTTCGTTGCGTGCTCAGCGTATCAGGGCGCTCCTATGACGAGGCGCGGCATTGCAGGAAGGCTGGTTGCCTTTCAAAATGCCGCAACGAAGTCATAGGGGCGCCTGATACGCCCGAAGGGTGGCTCAGAAAGGCACCATCTGCTTTGTCAGACGTGCTTGGCGTAGAATAACTACGCGCTGCGCAAGTCTTTCGCGCATATGACGCCTTTCTGAGCCACTGAGCACGCAACGAAACGTCAACAGGCCCTGGTGAGTGAGCCCGTTTTCAAGTGTAATAACCCAACTGAAGGTCAAATTATGTCCTGTGATTTTCTGCAACTGGCGGTACCCGGAGTAAGAGAAATGAGTCCTTATCAACCAGGCAAGCCTATTGAGGAGCTTGCCAGGGAGCAGGGCTTGAAGGTTGAGGATATTGTCAAACTGGCCAGTAATGAAAACCCTCTGGGGCCACCACCTGCCGCGCTGAAAGCAATGGCCGAATCCCTGGCAGAGCTGGCCCGTTATCCCGATGGCAGCAGTTATCAGTTAAAACAGGCGCTGGCAGAAAAACTGAAGGTAGCACCGGAGCAGTTAACCCTGGGCAATGGGTCCAATGATGTGCTGGTGCTTCTGGCGGAGTCGTTTCTGGATACCAGCAGTTCTGCGGTTTTTTCTCAGTATGCTTTTGTTGTTTATCCTCTGGCTGTGAAGGCCGTCGGTGCTGAGAGTATTGTGGTTCCAGCGCTGAACTATGGTCATGATCTGGATGCCATGGCGGAAGCGATTCAGGCCAATACCCGGATTGTCTTCCTGGCAAACCCTAATAATCCCACCGGTACCAGCTTCAGTGAACAGGATCTGCTGGGTTTTCTGGGCAAGGTGCCAAAAGAGGTGATCGTTGTCCTTGATGAGGCCTATTTTGAGTATGGGGTGGGTGGTGACCTGCCTGATGGTATCGATCTGCTTGACCGCTATCCCAATCTGGTGGTGACCCGAACCTTTTCCAAGGCTTATGGGCTGGCGGGGGCCCGGGTCGGTTACTCGATATCCAATCCTGAAATAGCCGATGTGCTGAACCGATTGAGGCAGCCATTTAACCTGAATCTTCCTGCTCAGTTCGGTGCGGTTGCCGCGCTGAAGGATGAAGCTTATCTGCAGCAGTCCATTGAGATTAATCAACAGGGGATGGCATTTCTGGAGCAGGGGTTTGCCGGCCTTGGGCTGGACTGGATCCCTTCATCGGGAAATTTCATCACCGTCGATCTCAAGCGTAATGCCATGTCGGTCTATGAAGGGTTGTTGTCCAAAGGCATTATTGTTCGGCCAGTGGCCAATTACGGCATGCCTGAGCACCTTCGCATTTCCATTGGTTTGCCGGAAGAAAATCGTCGTTGTCTGGAAGCGCTGAGCCAGGTTCTTGGCCAGTCGTCGTAAGGAGTGCGTTTGTGAAAACAGTTGATACACTGCTGGTGGTTGGGTTGGGCCTGATCCGGGGGATCTTTTGCAGCGGCGGTCAAGTCTGCCGGTGTGTGTCGGCAGGTGTATGGTTATGACCAGAATAAAGCCTCACTGGAAGAGGCTGAGGCGCTCGGGATCATTGATTTTGGCTGCGAAAGCCTCTCCGCCGGTGTTGCCGCTGCTGATGTGATTATGCTGGCCGTGCCCATGCTGGCAATGAAGCCCGTTCTTGCGCAGCTATCTTCCTGCTTGTCCGAAGGTATTCCTGCTGAAAAAGTGATTACCGATGCGGGGTCCAGTAAAAAAGCGCTGCTGGATGCCGCCCATGAGGTTTTTGGCAAAGTTCCCTCCTGGCTGGTACCCGGCCATCCAATTGCAGGGTCGGAAAAAAGTGGTGTTGGTGCCGCAAAAGCTACTCTGTTTCAGGCCCATGACGTCATCCTGACCCCGTTGGCAAATACCGACTCCCTTGCGCTGGCAAAGGTCAGGATGCTTTGGGAGGCCTGTGGGGCAGTGGTCACCAGTATGGATCCCTGTCATCATGATGAGGTTCTGGCAAAGACCAGCCACCTTCCCCATTTCCTGGCATTCTCACTGGTGGATACGCTGGCCGGAAATCCGGATAATCAGGATATTTTTCGCTTTGCTGCGGGCGGCTTCCGGGATTTTACCCGGATCGCTGGCAGCGATCCTATTATGTGGCATGATGTGGCGCTGGGTAATCATCAGGCGGTGCTGGAAGCGCTGGATGAATTTACCGAGGGCCTTCAGGTACTCCGGGAAGCGATTGTGCAGAAAAACAGTCAGTCGCTGCTGGGAATATTCAGTCGTGCGCAATCAGCGCGTCAGCATTTCTCTTCTCTGCTGGAGAGCAGGAAACAGCGGGTGAAGCCATTGCCTGATTCTGTCATGACGACTGGTTTTTCGGGCTCAGTGCTGATTGAAGGTGAAGATTCAGATAAAGAAGTTATGGACACTATGAAAGAAAGTACCCAGACATTTATTGCCAGCCCGGGAGGGTCTATCTCCGGTGAGTTACGTGTTCCCGGAGATAAGTCTATCTCTCATCGTTCCATCATGCTCGGTGCCCTGGCGGAAGGGGAAACAGTGATTGAAGGGTTTCTCGAAGGCGAGGATGCCCTGGCAACCCTGAAGGCATTTCGGGATATGGGGGTTCAGATTGATGGCCCCTATCTTGGCAAGGTCACCATTCAGGGGGTTGGCATGCATGGCCTCAAGCCGCCGGAAGGACCGCTTTATCTCGGTAATGCCGGTACTGCCATGCGCTTGATGGCCGGGTTGATGGCAGCCCAGTCCTTTGATGTTACGTTAACCGGTGATCACTCCCTGTCCGGTCGCCCCATGAATCGGGTGGTGGACCCGCTTGGCCAGATGGGTGCCACCATCGAGACCTCAGAAGGTGGTCGCCCACCACTGAAGATCAAAGGCGGTACACGGTTGCAGGGTATTGAGTATCATCTGCCAATGGCTTCGGCCCAGGTGCAGTCCTGCCTGTTGCTGGCGGGCATGTACGCAGATGGTGAAACGGTGACGGTTGCTCCGGGTATTGTTCGTGACCACACCAACCGTATGCTGAATGGCTTTGGTTATACGGTCTCTGTCGATGGTGAGAATGGCAGCAGGGTCGCGATTAAAGGAGGGGGCAAGCTGACAGCTACCCGAATCGATGTGCCCTCCGATGTGTCTTCAGCGGCGTTCTTTATGGTGGCGGCCTCAATCGCCGAGGGGTCAGAGGTTCGTCTTTGCCATGTTGGCATGAACCCGACCCGTTCTGGTGTGGTTGAGATTCTGCAGCTGATGGGAGCGGATATTACCATTGAAAACGAGTCCGTTGTGGGTGGCGAGCCCGTGGCCGACCTGGTGGTGCGTTCTGCGCCGCTGAAGGGTATTGATATTCCTGAGCGTCTGGTGCCCATCGCCATTGATGAATTTCCGGTGCTGTTTGTTGCAGCAGCCTGTGCAGAAGGCAGAACGCTGCTCACGGGTGCCCGTGAGCTTCGGGTGAAAGAGAGTGACCGGATTCAGGCCATGGCCG
It contains:
- the pheA gene encoding prephenate dehydratase; the protein is MAEEKLGQLRIQIDSLDQQILDLISERARCAQEVARVKTEADPSAVFYRPEREAQVLRNIMKKNDGPLNDEEMARLFREIMSACLALEDPVKVAFLGPEGTFTQQASLKHFGHSAVCVPMAAIDEVFREVAAGAVHYGVVPVENSTEGVVSHTLDSFLDSSLKICGEVVLRIHQHMMISENTRRDHITRIYSHAQSFAQCRKWLDSHWPMAERVAVSSNAEAAKRVKGEWNSAAIAGDMAAEMYGLEKIAEKIEDRPDNSTRFLIIGNQPVPPSGDDKTSVVISMRNQPGALHAILEPFHVHNIDLTRVETRPSRTGIWNYVFFVDFEGHQDDPVVGKVLEKLGERANDLRVLGSYPKGVL
- the gyrA gene encoding DNA gyrase subunit A: MTEIAKEILPVNIEDELKQSYLDYAMSVIVGRALPDVRDGLKPVHRRVLFAMSELGNDWNKPYKKSARVVGDVIGKYHPHGDSAVYDTIVRMAQPFSLRYMLVDGQGNFGSIDGDSAAAMRYTEIRMDKIAHQLLADLDKETVDYVPNYDGTEQIPAVLPTRVPNLLVNGSAGIAVGMATNIPPHNMTEVVNGCLALLDDEALTVDDLMEYIPGPDFPTAAIINGRAGILQAYRSGRGRIYIRARADIEHDEKKNKSTIIVTEIPYQLNKARLIEKIAELVKDRKIEGISELRDESDKDGLRVVIELRRGENAEVVLNNLYAQTQLESVFGINLVALVDGQPKLLNLKEFLEAFIRHRREVVTRRTVYELRKARERGHILEGLAVALSNIDPVIQLIKDSPTPAEAKEKLIAKGWNPGHMMEMAERAGADACRPDDLPEAYGLRDGLYYLSPVQAQAILEMRLHRLTGLEHEKLLSEYRELLEKIAELILILCDPMKLRAVIREELEQVRDEFGDERRTEITSSRRDLTVEDLIDEEDMVVTLSHGGYAKTTPLDTYQAQRRGGRGKSAASVKEEDYVEHMLVANTHTQILCFSSKGKVYWLKVYQIPQAGRTSRGRPIVNILPLEQNEKITAMLPVEEFTEGHFVFMATLNGTVKKTPLEQFARPRSSGLIALGLDEGDTLVGAEITTGEKQVMLLSNGGKAVRFEETDVRAMGRTARGVRGMKLPEGQRIISLIIPEEDTQILTASAKGYGKRTAVDEFRLTSRGGQGVISMQCTERNGEIVGAIQVKSGEQIMLISDQGTLVRTGVDGVSSLSRNTQGVTLIRVSDGEKLVGVARVEEPEAVDAPELETEGQDDPIASEGTVES
- a CDS encoding ankyrin repeat domain-containing protein; its protein translation is MITLLRVVTNALFGAADELSSEDKNLLKAAGNGDLGSVQALLEQGADIEARDWSGKTPLFLAVMSENPDVLNVLLAADACLNARDCYGQTPLHKARSREIVNELLAWGADIEAKDNDKATPLMCAITHHDRLEAAKALLFAGANIEAADEFQRTPLHLAAISMCSDLRYMEVLLSEGANLEARERTTQYTPLHEAVFSGSGKKVQVLVAEGANYKALDWNRRTPLHLAMGRIDKMDELMAAVGRFDSIDSDNKPVSFHPQSLQACARTAIRSRLVKHRKNTGQPLSESVQDLPLGPTLKAYLYKPLMGTYL
- the serC gene encoding 3-phosphoserine/phosphohydroxythreonine transaminase, which produces MKPCVTDGVNDVLAQLDNRVYNFSAGPAPIPYEVLQQARDEMMNWQDVGASVMEVSHRGKEFLAVAHGAEKDLRDLFMIPDNYKVLFLQGGARGQFAAVPLNLKGDKVFADYVNSGYWAQSAIKEAQRYLDVNIVADGKDRGFNAMPAEDQWRISKDAAYLHYTPNETIGGLEFSFIPETGDVPLVADMSSNILSGPLDVSKFGVIYAGAQKNIGPAGLTVVIVREDLLERGSLMCPAVLDYKLQAGNDSMYNTPPTFAWYLAGLVFKWLKKQGGLAAINALNERKASKLYAQIDGSGFYQNPVDPKWRSRMNVPFTLINPELDATFLAESEQAGFRYLKGHKAVGGMRASIYNAVPEQHVDALIDFMKEFERRYG